Within the Saccharopolyspora gloriosae genome, the region AGGTCGACGAACCCCTGCTGGAGGTCTCCACCGACAAGGTCGACACCGAGATCCCGTCCCCGGCCGCCGGTGTGCTCCAGCGCATCGTCGCCGAGGAGGACGACACGGTGGAGATCGGCGGCGAGCTCGCCGTCATCGGTGACAGCGCCGATGACGGAGCCGCCGCACCGGCGCAGGAAGCGCCCGCCGCGGAGCCCGCTCCGGCGCAGGAGTCCGCTCCGGCGGCTCCGGCCCAGGAGGCTCCGGCCGCCGAGCAGCCCGCTGCTCCGGCCGCGCCCGCTTCCGGTGGTTCGGCGCAGGGCACCGAGGTGCCGATGCCCGCGCTGGGCGAGAGCGTCAGCGAGGGCACGATCACCCGGTGGCTCAAGCAGGTCGGCGACACCGTCGAGGTCGACGAACCCCTGCTGGAGGTCTCCACCGACAAGGTCGACACCGAAATCCCCTCGCCGGTGGCGGGCACGCTGCTGGAGATCGCCGCGGCAGAGGACGACACGGTGGAGGTCGGCGGCAAGCTGGCCGTCGTCGGCGAGCAGGGTGCCGCTGCGGCGGCCCCGGCGCAGTCCGAGCCCGAACCGGAACCGGCCGCTCCGGCTCCCGAACCGGAGCCGGAACCGGCTGCTCAGGCACAGCCCGCTCAGCCCGCGGCCCCGGCTCAGCCCGCGGCCCCGGCTCAGCCGGCCGCTCCGGCTCAGCCCGCGGCCCCGGCTCAGGAAGCCCCGGCGCAGCAGTCGTCGGCTCCTTCCGGGAGCACGCCGTACGTGACGCCGCTGGTGCGCAAGCTGGCCAACCAGCACGGCATCGACCTGTCCACGATTCAGGGCAGCGGCGTCGGCGGCCGCATCCGCAAGCAGGACGTGCAGGCCGCGGTGGACGCCGCGAAGTCGCAGACGGCCGCTCCGGCGGCACCGGCGGCGGCGAAGTCCAGCGCTCCGGCCCCGCGAGCCGAGCAGTCGGACGAGGCGGACGCGCTGCGCGGCACCACGCAGAAGATGTCCCGCCTGCGTCAACTGCTGGCTCGCCGCATGGTCGAGTCGTTGCAGACCGCGGCGCAGCTGACCACGGTGATCGAGGTCGACGTGACCCGCATCGCCAAGCTGCGCCAGCAGGCGAAGAACTCCTTCGAGGCCGCGGAGGGCGTGAAGCTGTCCTTCCTGCCCTTCTTCGCGAAGGCCGCCACGGAGGCGCTCAAGCTGCACCCG harbors:
- the sucB gene encoding 2-oxoglutarate dehydrogenase, E2 component, dihydrolipoamide succinyltransferase, yielding MSFSVQMPALGESVSEGTITRWLKQAGDTVEVDEPLLEVSTDKVDTEIPSPAAGVLQRIVAEEDDTVEIGGELAVIGDSADDGAAAPAQEAPAAEPAPAQESAPAAPAQEAPAAEQPAAPAAPASGGSAQGTEVPMPALGESVSEGTITRWLKQVGDTVEVDEPLLEVSTDKVDTEIPSPVAGTLLEIAAAEDDTVEVGGKLAVVGEQGAAAAAPAQSEPEPEPAAPAPEPEPEPAAQAQPAQPAAPAQPAAPAQPAAPAQPAAPAQEAPAQQSSAPSGSTPYVTPLVRKLANQHGIDLSTIQGSGVGGRIRKQDVQAAVDAAKSQTAAPAAPAAAKSSAPAPRAEQSDEADALRGTTQKMSRLRQLLARRMVESLQTAAQLTTVIEVDVTRIAKLRQQAKNSFEAAEGVKLSFLPFFAKAATEALKLHPKVNASVNEETKEITYHAAEHLSVAVDTPRGLVSPVIHDAGDLNLGGLARKISDVAERTRNNKLKPDELSGGTFTITNTGSRGALFDTPILNPPQVGMLGTGTVVKRPVVVSDDNGGDTIAIRSMVYLALSYDHRLVDGADAARFLSTLKQRLEDGAFEADLGL